The Silene latifolia isolate original U9 population chromosome 4, ASM4854445v1, whole genome shotgun sequence region TAATGGCTCTGCTGAACCTTTACAGGTTGGACACTGCTTGTTCAGTTATCGCTTGATCTTCAAACTATATATGTGATTTTCACCTGGAAAGTGACTTTCTGTGTCTTTTACCCTCTTATTGTATCCACCTGCAGATTATGGAGTGGGTCTCAAAAATTGTCAAAGATGGCGATTCAGCCAAGCTTCCTTTCTTTGTGAGTCAAGTTGCTTTGTGATTTATGTGGATATATTTGTGTTATTACACATTTAAAGAGTGCACGGGCATCCACATACATGGTTGAATGTGTGTAGTTATATAATCTCTTGCAGTCAAGCCACTGTTGCATGGTTTGGTACTTTGGTACATTGGTATTTGGTTGGTCAATCCTGTAACTGAATCATCGATACCTAAAACAGTGTACATTGACGAACTAGCTTGTCTCTGTGATTTTCTTCCTTAGTCCCACCTCAAAGTATTTGCCAATCTTATGAGTCAGAAATTAGAATGGGTTAATTATTTCAGAAGCGCCTACTTTGTTGTGACAAGCTATGTTACTCGGACTTGAGTTTGGGACTGGGCCGTGGGTACTTGTGTTAGACGGTTAGTGTTGGGTCTGTCATGAATCAAATTTTTATGTGTCCCCTAAAATGAGCACAGGTATGGGAACATATCTTCAAGACATGAAGTCAATTAAATATATAAAACCGTGAGAGTAATTAAAAAGAATGCAAAGATTGTGAAACTTAAGGCTTTAAATCATCAAAAATCATACTTCGTACTATATACTTATATTAGTTATATATCATAGTTTTCTTCTACATTTGTCATCCACTCATTTCTTTTTGCATTCACTAAAAGTGTCAAATCGACAAGTGACGGGTAAGGATTTTATACCCATATCCTAGAGTGCCCTTATGGTGGAACCCTACCGCGGACCCTCGCCTTGCGGGGAAGTCATGGTGCACGGGCTGCCCTTTATTCTAGAGTGCCCTGTCGAACACTGGTATGCACAAAATTGAAGTGTCAAAGTGCCTACGCTTCAGCAAACTGGTACCTTATGATGCATGTTTATATATTTCTGTAGTTCCTTGTGAAAGTTAATTGCTTTTTTTTTGCAGAGAACTAGTACACCCGAGCTTGTTCCGGAGGACCCAAATCCACTATGGTCTACCAGCAATGAGAAGTTTATTTCTACTAGTGATGGAATAAAGCATACATTTCACAGAATTGTTGCTGGAGGACGCAGTCTTTCAGGTGATCCGAGAACTGGTCCATTTTTACTTCTTGGAGCATTGATCTCTTTTGGAGGAATCTGGCTCAGACGAAGTCAATCAACTACTCCACGTGACTTGGATGAGACGCAACAAACACATGATATGGTATGTCACTAAAACTTACTTTAGACGGTCTTACATATGTGACCAATCTACTGACTATGTTACTAAGTAAGAAATGCATAATGATTGGTGTGAGACCATCTCACTGAAGCCTCTGAAGATATGTGATCTGTGATGATATGTTACAGTGAATTCTGGGTTTCTATTGATGGGATCTGGGTTGATCTATTAACAGCGCAATTCAATACACAGTAGAACGTAGGACTCAGCACTCACCAGTATAGTTTACGAGCTCGTGTTTAATGTTTCGATTCATTTGTTTGACTCGTGAACTAGCATGGACGGGGCTTCTTCACTGACGATCTGCAAACACTAGTGTGCATAAAAGGCCTTAGTTAGAAACGGTAGGGTTCTAATAGGAATCAAGTCTCATATGTTTTCTATTTTTCTGTTTCGACTGGAAGTGTATATGCCTGTAACAATTGTTAAAGAAAACCCAGTTCGTGTTCTGTAGTCTGTACAGTATGAGTCGCAGACGCCTTCACAATTTCACAGACTAGTGGATCGGGGTAGAATGCTACTCCAAGATAAAAAGTCAACTTAAACTGGGTATTGTCTTCTCTAGTGGCTACCAGCAGTCCAAACACAACCTTCTCACTGCAATATCCTTTTAAGTCCTCTAGTGGCCACCAAGCTGACATCAGTTGCCCCAGCTGCCAGACTGCCACTAGATACCCAGATCCGGAAACATGTTTTGTACGTTGGACTCTAGTAAGGTCCAACTTAGAACAGGCATTTCTTCTACCTTTGCCGTCATCTAGATCCTGTTATCAGATTCTAGTATTCTACTGTCTATTGTAGTACTAGTATGTATGAGGTCGTGCATAACTTGGAACTTGTGAATCCCTCACATGGCCGTGTGTTCTGTTTCATTTTTTACCAAATAACTTGTTCTGTCGAAAAACAAGTGTGTCAGACACGGGACATTCGGACATAGTAAAGTGTCGAAGCAACATATTATCCGTGTGTTCTTAATATCCATTTTACAGTCTATGCCAAAAGCAAAATTGCAACACTACATAATTTTGGTGTGCTGAAGTCATGCACTCATGCGTATTACGTGCTGTGTTTCCAGTGCTGGATTAATAGGTCAGCCTCCCCCCGGGATGGATTTATAATAGATTGTGTTGCCTTTTGGCAGGATGATATCCCGAAAGAATGGAGAAACCGAAGAAGAATCGACCCAGCTGCAGAAGTGCCACCTTCGATGACCGACTTTGACCCAAAAGGCGCTTATCAAATGCCCTTGCCTGACTCGGACAGTGAATAGAAGAAGAGCCTATCAAATGCAATCCTCTATAGCCAATACTGAGCCAAGTGGTCAAATAGCCAGGTTGTGGCTCGTCCCAAGCCAAATAGATCATGTATCAGGGATCTCTTCTAGTGTTCCAGGAGCTAATATCTCACATATTTGTCGCGGTCACATACTCACATTACTTTCATTTGTTGGACAAATACAACAGAAAATGTTTCTTATAATTTCTCGATAAATACTCATGCAATAGACGAAATAATGTTGTAACTTGTAACTTGTAGTAACAGAGATTGTTGTCTATTCATTACATCGGAAGAATTTACTCCCTACCGCGTAGTTTCAATATGTGAAGTTGGGCATTATTTGTGTTATTTGTGACTGAGGTGGATCTTTTCTGGTAGTTAATGTGGTATTTCTGATTTTATATGCCTAAAAAATTTCGAAGTTGATCGGCTTTTGTGTGATCTTAATGCATATCAATAGGGTACACTTCTGCTGGCATTGAAGTTGTCTTCACCCATGAAATTTGTTGTTTGTAGTTTGTACGGATGCCAATTATACCTAATTCCGACAATTATGTAACCCTTCGGACCTTACATCTCAATTACTGTATTTGTTTATTTCTATTACTTGTAATTTGTAAATGacacttttttttttgacaaGGTAAATGACCTTTTAATCAAAGGTGAACATATAATTGGGACAAAGATGTACTATGAAGTTTGTCTGATTATCAAAAAAACACatgatctgttttttttttccatgTTTTGTCAATTCCTGATTAATTTAGCCTTCCGGGTAATTGCAAATAGGATGCTCACCGGTCCAGAACCGGATCGGACCGGACAAGTGGACAACCCCATATCCCAAACCCGGAGACCTGGACCGGTTAGGTGGGAATTCGGACCGGAACCCTTTAGGTCTGGTTTGTTTCGGGTTTGGACCGAACCGGATCCATTTTTAAAGGTAATTTGAGGTGGTTTTTTTTGCTTGGACCGGGCGAGAGACCGGTCACATATTTATGTGGACCCGGAGACCGGACCGGTCTACTTTTTGTGCAGCCCTAATTGGAAATGTCTTTATGAATTCAGTTATTTTTCCATGTTTTGGCAATTCCCGATTAATTTAGTCTCCTAGGTAATTGAAAACCCATACATGTCAAACAACTTTGAGCAATCCACATGAATTGACAATTCGTGTATTTTTGAAATTTAAGGCGAGTTAATTCCGAGATGACAATCAAAGGacctcatggactcaaatataatATGTGACATCAACCCAAGCCCTTGAACAGAATTTCAAAATTTGGTTAGAATAGGTATTCTAATCTTAtttatattaatacaaaagacaatactcaatcctcagcgcgccacgtcattaatgcaaccttttttttcttttttcttttttctggaaattcatgttatggtgggacccgttagtgtgcaatgtatttatttcttcagatttccgtcttttcaaacatgcgataaattccgtcttgcaacaaattctatgaaatagtattatgaaaaaattctatgaattaatattatgaaataattttatacattccgtgtaaataaaattaataacatatacgcagaatgaattacaaatgggagtaaatgaaattgaattacataatttttaaaacaaaattaaattataataaaattacataattacgagaaggaacTACATTTATATACGGAATagaacataaaacgcaaatgaattacatacataattttttaaaactacatggtacaataccttttgtttaaaaaataattcttgacggagtatttacttggagtataaaatattcatgtattttggttaatattattgtaccatgcagcaacaacataacaacataattttttaaaagtacatggtaaaaatttttttgtttaaaaaatcaatcatgacggagtatttacttggaatataaaactcgacAACTTAACTATCAGTCGCGCACACCGaaaatggtaggtgacaatgataggcaaccgagttaatttagtcttcaactagcatttaaagcaaattttaattttttttactctaaaaaaacaaataaattttaatttaatttacaagtgattaaaaatttgtaataattttttttaaatttttttttaataaataattcacaatttttgtaataaatattttttaataataacaacacaataagTTAACAGTCGaaaaactttaaaatatgttgtgttttagaaatgcaaaaacaaatatacatccaaaaacattaatactggcCCAAATATTGAAGACGGGCGTAAATATTGAAGAAAGAGCCACATGGCAATACAATATTGAAGACGGGCGTAAATGTACCTTAATTTTAACACACCCTTAAAATGTGAGGTTTTAAATTTTTTACATAAATCGACACAGGCGTAAATGTAACCGTCATTCTCAAACCTAATTGAAATTGAAAAGTGACTTGTATTATCTCCCCATCttatatctttattaattcagaagacaatactcaatccaggaCATACCACGTCAATaatacaacttttttttttggaaattcatgttatggtgggacccgttagtgtgcaaagtatttatttcttcagaattcagtcaatacaaacatgcgacaaattccctcttagaacaaatactatgaaataattttatacattccgaataaatgaaattaatggcatataagcggtatgtattacaaatcggaataaatgaaactaattacaaattatagaatttacataattttacaaACAAATTGAATAacagtaaaattacataattacgagaaggatttatatttaattatgggactgaattacatataatgcgaataaattacaagcataattttttaaaactagatagtatgatatatttggaaaaaaaaaaaaatcatgacggagtatttacttacaGTTAAAAACTCGGCAATTTAACTACTAGCCGCGCACATCGAAAAgggtaggtgacaatgataggctaCCGAGTAAATTTACTCTTCAACAAACGTCGAGAATGTTCATTTCCAATTAGATCACTGAAAATGTAGATCACTGATATAGAActattagataattacaataaaaatgtaaaaataaaatattcataaaaaaatattcataccgtcctaaatacatacccgtgcaattttgcacgagtttaaaactaattttaatattattttaacCGATGGTAAAAACATGGCAAGCGAATTTGTAATTTGTGTTTTAGTGGGGGTACTCCACTACTCCTCGCTCTATTTGTACGAGTATAGTTCTTAAAAGTCCGTATTCGTTTGCTTGCAAGACTTGCTTGACCCTTCTCCATTATCTAATACAATCAACTAAAAAGGTTTGATCTTTTTGTTcctcttctctttctcttcattACATCGTTCCTTCGGATGCTTATCTTATTGATTTCTGCTTTCAATTTGAATTTCTACACACTCTTTTTCTAGGGTTTTAAGAACCCTTTAAATTAATTTAGGCTTTCTTCGGCTGAATTCATGATTATTCATTGATTATAGGACGATTATTGGGTTGATTTCAGCTGATGGGTCTATTTCTGATTTGATTATTTTGGTGTAATTATTTGTATATTTCTGCAATTGATCATGTTGAGGGATTTTTTGGTGTTGCAATTCATGGACTAGATGAATTTTAATGGTGTAATTATTTGTGAATATGTATGTGGATAGACTGAAAGCAGTATTGGTAAAAAATTTTGGTTCTTCAAGAACTTTTCTTTGAGGAATGAGGTTTTAATGACCCGGTTCTCGATTAGTCGGCTTAGGTTATGATTTCTTATAGAATGTATGAAATATAAGGTTGGAAATTGATGCCTTTATTGAAATATGTATATCATGTGAGATTAAAATGGGTTGTAAGGTTTAAtgacatgatatgtcattctgaGAGATTGGTTCCTGAGAGACTCTGAGCAATCGCGAAAATATGCTAAAAATGATATAGGTTTTGTGGGCGTATTTTGACGCGTTTGCAGTGTGCGAATTTCATTGTTCAATATCCTTGTGAGTGGGGTGGCTCGTTATTTTAGATTTACCCATCCTTTCCTAATTGAAAACGGGAAAACTATTTTTCCTGAAGTAATTTATGTATGTTGCGCTTTGAAGTTTGGAGTTTGGACTATGTTTTGCCATCAGTTTGCAAGGCATTTTGATTCAAAGTTATGCTTTTTTTTCATTAAGATGCAGCGTTAAATTATGTTTCCGTTGCCATGAGAGTATTCAGCTGGTTTTCATGTGATTTTTGTTATCTATGTTTTACATATATATATTGACCTACTTCCATATGGACCTGGACCATATTCAATGGAGTCAAAAGACTCCTTATTCTTTGGCTTTGGGATATGAAAAGGAAATCGATCACTAGTATCTTTGTATTTCAAGACATGGGCTAAACCAAAACTGCGAGCATTGACCTTTTACCTTGCCATATCTACTGGGCCTTTGAATCACGGGGGTAATATCATTGACATACATCTGTATCGGGACTTTAAGCAAGACCGTGAATTACTTTATGATGTTCTTCTTCATCATAATCTGGAGTCTTTTTATATGTAGTTTGTTTATTTTGAAATCAATGTCACGTGCTCTTAATTGTATACTCCCTTCGTCCCCGTCAATTGTTGacttgttgtcctttggttttggcacaaagaccaaggaaagagaaaggggtcagttactaaatgacaagtggaacaaattgagtgtgaatgatcaaattgctcatcaagttcattcttaaaatagaaaggataacaattgacttAGACACCCCAATATAGAAAAGGACTACAAATGACCGCACAGAGGGAGTACATTACATTGCTAAGCTCCAAAATTTCCTTATTGATCTTAGATGATAAAATACATTTACTGCTCTGATAATTTTGATTTTTCAGCAATGGGGAAAGACAAGAAAAAGGAGCCTGCTGGTAAAGGCAAGGGAAAACAGGCGGCTAGCGGTAGTGATGAGGGTGCTTCAAAAGGTGGGAAAGGAGACAAGCTTGGAACTTGCTCATTTGTAAAAGGTACATTATCTCCTCCATTCCCCTCTTCTTTATCTCTTTCTCTCAGTCTCTTATATTCGCTTCATGTTTCCATATTTATACTTTATTTTTCACATCTCTTTCAGCTAGGCATATACTAAGTGAGAAACAAGGGAAGATTAACGAGGTATACCAGAAATTGCAAGAGGGCTGGCTTGACGTTGGAGACAAAGTTCCACCAGCGGAGTTTGGGAAGGTATGTTTGAAAATTTGCACAGGGTTATTTCCATTTTTATGTGAACTTTATATACAAGAGAGTAATAAAGTTTCTCTAGATGGTACTGTGACAATGGACCGAATAGCAAGTT contains the following coding sequences:
- the LOC141652730 gene encoding uncharacterized protein LOC141652730, whose amino-acid sequence is MGKDKKKEPAGKGKGKQAASGSDEGASKGGKGDKLGTCSFVKARHILSEKQGKINEVYQKLQEGWLDVGDKVPPAEFGKLAAQYSECSSGKKGGDLGWFPRGKMAGPFQDVAFSTAIGATSAPFKSTHGYHIILCEGRRG